In Candidatus Cloacimonadota bacterium, the genomic stretch ATGATTGAGGCCTGTGAAATTGGCAAAGCGACCGTGGTGACGGACACCTTCCATTCTTTCAGCCCCGCTGGGGTGAGCGGAGTGGTTGTGATTGCCGAATCCCACGTTGCCATCCACACTTGGCCCGAATATGGCTACGCCGCTGTGGATATTTTCACCTGTGGCGACACCATCGAGCCCTGGGACCTGTTCAATCACTTGAAGGGTGCTTTTAAAAGCAAGCACAGCAGCAATATGGAGCTCCGGCGCGGGCTCTTTGACACTGGCGGAGAACGCCTGAAACACAAACCGGATTGAAATATGTCATATTGGCACACAGATTATCACACGTCCCATCTGGGCTTGGCTTTCGAGGTGAGCGAAGTTTTATATACCGAGCAGAGCCCTTATCAAAAAATCGAGGTGGTTCAAACCCCCGGCTTTGGCAAGGTTTTGCTCTTGGACGGCGTGCTCATGCTCACCGAGCGGGATGAATTCACCTACCACGAAATGCTGACCCAGCCTTCGCTTTTCACGCATCCAAACCCGGAAAAAGTGTTGATTGTGGGCGGTGGAGATTGCGGAACGCTCACCCGCGTTTTGCAGCATCCGGGCGTGAAGCGCGCCGTGATGGTGGAACTGGATGAGCGCGTCACCAGGGTTTCAAACAAGTATTTTCCCCAGTTGGGCAAAGCGGCTTCCGACCCCCGTGCTGAACTGATTTTTACCGACGGCATCATATATATGGCTGAGACCCAGGAAAAATTCGACCTCATTCTCATCGACAGCACCGACCCGATTGGCCCTGCCGTGGCGCTTTTCCAGGCACCTTTTTTCAAGGATTGCCACCGGGTTTTGAATGATGATGGCATCCTCTGCCTGCAAAGCGAAAGTCCCTGGGTGCCGGAACTGGAGAAGATAATCAGCGATGTGAACCGCGATTTGCACTCGCTTTTCCCCATCGTGCGCATCTATGGTGCTGCGGTGCAAACCTATCAGGCTGGGTTCTGGCTTTTCCAGATAGGTTCCAAAAAATACGATCCGCTGGATCCGAAAGTGGCTGAGCGCATTGATAAAGTTGCTCCCAACACCAAATATTACAACCGCGATCTGCATTTCGGCGCGTTCATGCTGCCCACCTTTGTGAACGACCTGCTGAATTGACAAACCGCTATGTTTTTCAAAGCCGCCGGTAAATAAAAATACGGCGGCTTATTTTTTAAATTGATTCAAAAAG encodes the following:
- the speE gene encoding polyamine aminopropyltransferase, whose amino-acid sequence is MSYWHTDYHTSHLGLAFEVSEVLYTEQSPYQKIEVVQTPGFGKVLLLDGVLMLTERDEFTYHEMLTQPSLFTHPNPEKVLIVGGGDCGTLTRVLQHPGVKRAVMVELDERVTRVSNKYFPQLGKAASDPRAELIFTDGIIYMAETQEKFDLILIDSTDPIGPAVALFQAPFFKDCHRVLNDDGILCLQSESPWVPELEKIISDVNRDLHSLFPIVRIYGAAVQTYQAGFWLFQIGSKKYDPLDPKVAERIDKVAPNTKYYNRDLHFGAFMLPTFVNDLLN
- the speD gene encoding adenosylmethionine decarboxylase gives rise to the protein MQALGRQILVEFYDCDIDILKDEQAVRKAMIEACEIGKATVVTDTFHSFSPAGVSGVVVIAESHVAIHTWPEYGYAAVDIFTCGDTIEPWDLFNHLKGAFKSKHSSNMELRRGLFDTGGERLKHKPD